A window from Mycobacterium saskatchewanense encodes these proteins:
- a CDS encoding LysM peptidoglycan-binding domain-containing protein — protein sequence MTITHTLSPRTSSMRRPVNGPVQGQRYGRDGVARSRRPGPARPAVAPPSYYGTGVRVSAAPHRRRPVTLATTIGLAVVAGLITLWLGLVANVGEALNGSSPAAAAHVPDRLAVVRVEGGESLEDLAHRVAPDAPERQVVQRIRELNDLGSPTLVAGQTLIAPVG from the coding sequence ATGACCATCACCCACACACTCTCGCCGCGTACCAGCAGCATGCGGCGCCCGGTCAACGGACCGGTGCAGGGCCAACGTTACGGCCGGGACGGGGTGGCCCGCTCCCGCCGCCCCGGCCCGGCGAGGCCGGCGGTCGCGCCGCCGAGCTATTACGGCACCGGCGTCCGGGTGTCGGCCGCGCCTCACCGCAGGCGGCCCGTGACGCTGGCGACCACCATCGGGCTGGCTGTAGTGGCCGGGCTGATCACGCTGTGGCTGGGCCTGGTGGCCAACGTGGGCGAGGCGCTCAACGGCAGCTCCCCGGCCGCGGCGGCGCATGTGCCGGATCGGCTCGCCGTCGTGCGTGTCGAGGGCGGGGAGTCCCTCGAGGACCTCGCTCACCGGGTGGCGCCGGACGCGCCGGAGCGTCAGGTAGTGCAGCGCATCCGTGAACTCAACGACCTCGGTTCACCGACGCTGGTCGCGGGTCAGACCCTGATCGCGCCCGTCGGTTGA
- the hflX gene encoding GTPase HflX: protein MTNPEFSNRPMPEPSVGELALEDRSALRRVAGLSTELTDVSEVEYRQLRLERVVLVGVWTDGTAADSEASMAELAALAETAGSQVLDALIQRRDKPDPSTYIGSGKAQELREVVLATGADTVICDGELSPAQLTALEKAVKVKVIDRTALILDIFAQHATSREGKAQVSLAQMEYMLPRLRGWGESMSRQAGGRAGGSGGGVGLRGPGETKIETDRRRIRERMSKLRRDIKDMKQVRDTQRSRRLSSEAPSVAIVGYTNAGKSSLLNALTGAGVLVQDALFATLEPTTRRAEFCDGRPFVLTDTVGFVRHLPTQLVEAFRSTLEEVVDADLLVHVVDGSDANPLAQINAVRQVISDVIADHKGNPPPELLVVNKIDAASDLALAKLRHALPEAVFVSARTGDGIEALRRRMSELVAPSDAAVDVMIPYDRGDLVARLHADGRVQQEEHSADGTRIKALVPVALAANLRQFSAH, encoded by the coding sequence ATGACAAATCCTGAATTCTCCAATCGCCCCATGCCGGAGCCGAGCGTCGGCGAACTCGCCCTCGAGGATCGGTCGGCGCTGCGCCGTGTCGCCGGCCTGTCGACCGAGCTCACCGACGTCTCCGAGGTCGAGTACCGCCAGCTGCGGCTGGAGCGGGTCGTCCTGGTCGGCGTGTGGACCGACGGCACCGCCGCCGACAGCGAGGCCAGCATGGCCGAGCTGGCGGCCCTGGCCGAGACCGCCGGCTCCCAGGTGCTCGACGCCCTGATCCAGCGCCGCGACAAGCCGGACCCATCCACCTACATCGGTTCCGGCAAGGCCCAGGAGCTGCGCGAAGTGGTGCTGGCCACCGGCGCCGACACGGTCATCTGCGACGGCGAACTCTCGCCGGCCCAGCTGACCGCGCTGGAAAAGGCGGTCAAGGTCAAGGTCATCGACCGCACCGCGCTGATCCTCGACATCTTCGCTCAGCACGCCACGAGCCGGGAGGGCAAGGCGCAGGTGTCGCTGGCGCAAATGGAGTACATGCTGCCGCGGCTGCGCGGCTGGGGTGAGTCCATGTCACGTCAGGCCGGCGGTCGCGCCGGCGGCAGCGGCGGGGGAGTGGGCCTGCGTGGTCCCGGTGAGACCAAGATCGAGACGGACCGCCGCCGCATCCGCGAGCGGATGTCTAAGCTTCGCCGCGACATCAAGGACATGAAGCAGGTCCGCGACACCCAGCGCAGCCGCCGGCTGAGCAGCGAAGCGCCGTCGGTCGCGATCGTCGGCTACACCAACGCCGGCAAGTCCAGCCTGCTCAACGCGCTGACGGGTGCCGGGGTGCTGGTGCAGGACGCGCTGTTCGCGACCCTGGAACCCACCACCCGGCGCGCGGAGTTCTGCGACGGCCGCCCGTTCGTGCTCACCGATACCGTCGGGTTCGTCCGCCACCTGCCCACCCAACTGGTCGAGGCGTTCCGCTCCACGTTGGAGGAGGTCGTCGACGCCGACCTGCTGGTGCACGTGGTCGACGGCTCGGACGCCAACCCGCTGGCCCAGATCAACGCGGTCCGTCAGGTGATCTCCGACGTGATCGCCGACCACAAGGGGAATCCGCCACCCGAGCTGCTGGTGGTCAACAAGATCGATGCCGCGAGCGACCTGGCACTGGCCAAGCTTCGGCACGCGCTGCCGGAGGCGGTGTTCGTCTCCGCGCGCACCGGCGACGGAATCGAGGCTCTGCGCCGGCGCATGTCCGAACTCGTAGCCCCCAGTGACGCTGCCGTGGACGTGATGATCCCGTACGACCGGGGTGACCTGGTGGCGCGCCTGCACGCCGACGGGCGCGTGCAGCAGGAGGAGCACAGCGCCGACGGCACCCGGATCAAGGCGCTGGTGCCGGTGGCGCTGGCGGCCAACCTGCGGCAGTTCTCCGCGCACTGA
- a CDS encoding peroxynitrite isomerase yields the protein MPIDLHPDLASLAPLLGTWTGRGAGKYPTIQPFDYLEEVVFSHVGKPFLAYGQKTRAVADGKPLHAETGYLRVPRPGHIELVLAHPSGITEIEVGTYSATGGRIDMELSTTSIGLTPTAKEVTALSRSFRVDDDQLSYTVRMAAVGQPLQDHLAAVLHRGH from the coding sequence ATGCCCATCGACTTGCATCCGGACCTTGCGTCGTTGGCGCCCCTGCTGGGCACCTGGACCGGTCGGGGAGCCGGCAAGTACCCGACGATCCAGCCGTTCGACTATCTCGAAGAAGTCGTTTTCTCCCACGTCGGCAAGCCGTTTCTGGCGTACGGGCAAAAGACCCGGGCGGTGGCCGACGGCAAACCCCTGCACGCCGAGACCGGCTACCTCCGCGTGCCGCGGCCCGGCCACATCGAATTGGTCCTTGCCCACCCGAGCGGCATCACCGAGATCGAGGTCGGCACGTATTCGGCCACCGGCGGCCGCATCGACATGGAGCTGTCGACCACCTCGATCGGGCTGACCCCGACCGCCAAAGAGGTGACCGCGCTGAGTCGTTCCTTCCGCGTCGACGACGATCAGCTGTCGTACACCGTGCGGATGGCCGCCGTCGGCCAACCCCTGCAGGACCACCTCGCCGCGGTGCTGCACCGAGGGCACTGA
- the nrdR gene encoding transcriptional regulator NrdR: MHCPFCRHPDSRVIDSRETDEGQAIRRRRACPECGRRFTTVETAVLAVVKRSGVTEPFSREKVISGVRRACQGRQVDDDALNLLAQQVEDTVRAAGSPEIPSHEVGLAILGPLRDLDEVAYLRFASVYRSFSSAEDFEREIKALREQRKVTTPS, translated from the coding sequence ATGCACTGTCCTTTCTGCCGCCACCCCGACTCTCGGGTGATCGACTCGCGCGAAACCGATGAGGGCCAAGCCATTCGGCGGCGCCGGGCGTGCCCAGAGTGTGGGCGCCGATTCACCACGGTCGAGACAGCCGTGCTGGCCGTGGTCAAGCGCAGCGGGGTCACCGAGCCCTTCAGCCGGGAGAAGGTCATCAGCGGTGTGCGTCGGGCGTGCCAAGGCCGCCAGGTCGACGACGACGCGCTGAACCTGCTGGCCCAGCAGGTCGAGGACACCGTGCGCGCCGCGGGGTCGCCGGAGATCCCCAGCCACGAGGTCGGCCTGGCGATCCTGGGGCCGCTGCGCGATCTGGACGAGGTGGCGTACCTGCGGTTCGCGTCGGTGTATCGCTCCTTCTCGTCCGCGGAAGACTTCGAGCGCGAGATCAAGGCGCTCCGCGAGCAGCGCAAGGTAACCACCCCGAGCTGA
- a CDS encoding proteasome assembly chaperone family protein — MAHHQDPDDAYYQPGQHGMYDLEFPAPQLSAADGRGPVLVHALQGFSDAGHAIRLAAAHLKAALDAELVASFAIDELLDYRSRRPLMTFKSDHFTHYDDPELSLYALRDSVGTPFLLLAGMEPDLKWERFITAVRLLAERLGVRQTIGLGTVPMAVPHTRPITMTAHSNNPELIADFTPWISEIQVPGSASNLLEFRMAQHGHEVVGFTVHVPHYLTQTDYPAAAQALLEQVAKTGSLELPLSALSEAATEIRGRIDEQVQASAEVAQVVAALERQYDAFIDAQENRSLLARDEDLPSGDELGAEFERFLAQQAEKKLDDEDQA, encoded by the coding sequence ATGGCCCACCATCAAGACCCGGATGACGCCTACTACCAGCCCGGGCAGCACGGCATGTACGACCTGGAGTTTCCGGCGCCCCAGCTGTCCGCCGCGGATGGCCGCGGCCCGGTGTTGGTGCACGCCTTGCAGGGCTTTTCGGATGCCGGCCACGCGATCCGGCTCGCCGCCGCGCACCTGAAGGCGGCGCTGGACGCCGAACTGGTCGCTTCCTTCGCCATCGACGAGTTGCTGGACTACCGATCGCGGCGACCGCTCATGACGTTCAAGAGCGACCACTTCACCCACTACGACGACCCCGAGTTGAGCCTCTACGCGCTGCGCGACAGTGTCGGCACCCCGTTTCTGTTGCTGGCCGGCATGGAGCCGGACCTGAAGTGGGAGCGCTTCATCACCGCCGTGCGCCTGCTCGCCGAGCGGCTCGGGGTGCGTCAGACCATCGGCCTGGGCACCGTCCCGATGGCGGTCCCGCACACCCGGCCGATCACGATGACGGCGCACTCCAACAACCCCGAGCTGATCGCCGACTTCACGCCCTGGATCTCCGAGATCCAGGTGCCCGGCAGCGCGTCCAACCTGCTCGAATTCCGGATGGCCCAGCACGGACACGAGGTCGTCGGGTTCACGGTGCACGTCCCGCACTACCTGACGCAGACCGACTACCCCGCCGCCGCCCAGGCGTTGCTCGAGCAGGTGGCGAAGACGGGATCGCTGGAGCTGCCGCTGTCGGCGCTGTCGGAAGCGGCCACGGAAATCCGTGGCCGCATCGACGAACAAGTCCAAGCGAGCGCGGAAGTCGCTCAAGTGGTGGCCGCACTCGAGCGACAGTACGATGCGTTCATCGACGCTCAGGAGAACAGGTCGTTACTAGCACGCGACGAGGATCTGCCTAGCGGCGACGAGCTTGGTGCGGAGTTCGAGCGATTCTTGGCCCAGCAGGCGGAGAAGAAACTCGACGACGAGGACCAGGCATGA
- a CDS encoding acyl-CoA dehydrogenase family protein, which yields MSGAVKYQRTLFEPEHELFRESYRAFLERHVAPYHDEWEKAKIVDRGVWLEAGKQGFLGMAVPEEYGGGGDPDFRYNTIITEETTAGRYSGIGFGLHNDIVAPYLLALATEEQKQRWLPKFCTGELITAIAMTEPGTGSDLQGIKTRAVKQGDHYVLNGSKTFITNGINADLVIVVAQTDPDKGAQGFSLLVVERGMEGFERGRHLDKVGLDAQDTAELSFTDVKVPAENLLGQEGMGFIYLMQNLPQERISIAIMAAAAMEQVLEATLQYTKERKAFGKPIGSFQNSRFVLAELATEATVVRIMVDEFIRLHLDKKLTAEQAAMAKWYSTEKQVHLIDRCLQLHGGYGYMREYPVARAYLDARVQTIYGGTTEIMKEIIGRSLGV from the coding sequence ATGAGCGGTGCCGTCAAGTACCAGCGCACTCTTTTCGAGCCCGAGCACGAACTCTTCCGTGAGTCGTATCGGGCATTCCTCGAGCGCCACGTCGCCCCTTATCACGACGAATGGGAGAAGGCGAAGATCGTTGACCGCGGCGTGTGGCTCGAGGCGGGCAAACAGGGCTTCCTCGGCATGGCGGTGCCCGAAGAATACGGCGGCGGCGGCGACCCCGACTTCCGCTACAACACGATCATCACCGAGGAAACCACCGCCGGGCGTTACAGCGGAATCGGTTTCGGCTTGCACAACGACATCGTGGCGCCCTACCTTCTGGCCCTGGCCACCGAGGAGCAGAAACAGCGCTGGCTGCCCAAGTTCTGCACCGGCGAACTGATCACCGCGATCGCGATGACCGAGCCCGGAACCGGAAGCGACCTGCAGGGCATCAAGACGCGCGCGGTCAAGCAGGGTGACCACTACGTGCTCAACGGCTCAAAGACGTTCATTACCAACGGAATCAACGCCGATCTGGTGATCGTCGTCGCGCAGACCGATCCGGACAAAGGCGCGCAAGGCTTTTCGCTGCTCGTGGTCGAGCGCGGCATGGAAGGCTTCGAACGCGGCCGTCACCTGGACAAGGTTGGCCTCGATGCCCAGGACACGGCCGAATTGTCGTTCACCGACGTCAAGGTTCCGGCCGAGAACCTGCTCGGCCAGGAGGGCATGGGGTTCATCTATCTCATGCAGAACCTGCCGCAGGAACGCATCTCGATCGCCATCATGGCGGCCGCGGCCATGGAGCAGGTGCTCGAGGCGACCCTCCAATACACCAAGGAGCGCAAGGCGTTTGGCAAGCCGATCGGCAGTTTCCAGAACAGCCGTTTCGTGCTCGCCGAGTTGGCGACCGAAGCCACCGTGGTCCGCATCATGGTCGACGAATTCATCCGGCTGCACCTGGACAAGAAGCTGACGGCCGAGCAGGCCGCGATGGCCAAGTGGTACAGCACCGAAAAGCAGGTGCACCTGATCGACCGGTGTCTGCAGCTGCACGGCGGCTACGGGTACATGCGCGAATACCCCGTTGCCCGCGCCTATCTGGATGCGCGCGTGCAGACCATCTACGGCGGCACGACCGAAATCATGAAGGAGATCATCGGCCGCAGCCTCGGCGTCTGA
- the lexA gene encoding transcriptional repressor LexA: MSDSNDTSSAARGGRAPSLDSTLTERQRTILNVIRASVTSRGYPPSIREIGDAVGLTSTSSVAHQLRTLERKGYLRRDPNRPRAVDVRGADDEVAAPATEVAGSDALPEPTFVPVLGRIAAGGPILAEEAVEDVFPLPRELVGEGTLFLLKVVGDSMVEAAICDGDWVVVRQQHVADNGDIVAAMLDGEATVKTFRRAGGQVWLMPHNPAFDPIPGNDATVLGKVVTVIRKI, encoded by the coding sequence ATGAGCGACAGCAACGACACCTCGTCGGCGGCGCGGGGCGGCCGTGCGCCGTCTCTGGATTCAACGCTGACCGAACGTCAGCGCACCATTCTCAATGTCATTCGTGCGTCGGTGACCAGCCGCGGCTACCCGCCGAGCATCCGGGAAATCGGCGATGCGGTCGGCCTCACGTCGACCTCGTCGGTGGCCCACCAACTGCGGACGCTGGAACGCAAAGGCTATTTGCGCCGCGACCCGAATCGGCCGCGGGCGGTCGACGTCCGCGGCGCCGACGACGAGGTGGCGGCGCCGGCCACCGAAGTCGCCGGTTCCGACGCGCTGCCGGAACCGACGTTCGTCCCCGTCCTCGGGCGCATCGCGGCCGGCGGCCCGATCCTCGCCGAGGAAGCCGTCGAAGACGTCTTCCCGCTCCCGCGTGAGCTGGTCGGCGAGGGCACGCTGTTCCTGCTCAAGGTGGTCGGCGACTCGATGGTGGAGGCTGCGATCTGCGACGGCGACTGGGTGGTCGTGCGGCAGCAGCATGTCGCGGACAACGGCGACATCGTCGCGGCCATGCTCGACGGCGAGGCCACCGTCAAGACGTTCAGGCGCGCCGGCGGCCAAGTGTGGCTGATGCCGCACAATCCGGCCTTTGATCCCATTCCGGGCAACGACGCCACGGTGCTCGGCAAGGTCGTGACGGTGATTCGCAAGATCTGA
- a CDS encoding alpha/beta fold hydrolase — protein sequence MTERKSKAKLRPVREVTAPTLEFRTIHGYKRAYRIAGSGPAILLIHGIGDNSTTWNAVQAKLAQRFTVIAPDLLGHGRSDKPRADYSIAAYANGMRDLLSVLDIERATIIGHSLGGGVAMQFAYQFPHLVERLILVGAGGVTKDVNFVLRCASLPMGSEALALLRLPLVLPAVQVFGRVLGTMLGSSGLGRDLPNMLRILDDLPEPTASAAFSRTLRAVVDWRGQIVTMLDRCYLTEAIPVQIVWGAKDSVVPVRHAWMAHAAMPGSRLEIFEDSGHFPFHDDPARFIDVVQRFIDTTEPAEYNQGALRELLRTGGGEKTVTGPAPTRVAVLNAMGSDERSAT from the coding sequence ATGACCGAGCGGAAGAGCAAAGCCAAGCTCCGCCCGGTGCGCGAAGTGACCGCGCCCACGCTGGAGTTCCGCACCATCCACGGCTATAAGCGGGCCTACCGGATCGCCGGCTCCGGCCCGGCGATCCTGTTGATCCACGGCATCGGGGACAACTCGACCACGTGGAATGCCGTGCAGGCCAAGCTCGCTCAGCGGTTCACCGTGATCGCCCCCGATCTGCTGGGCCACGGGCGGTCCGACAAGCCCCGCGCCGACTACTCAATCGCCGCCTACGCGAACGGGATGCGGGACCTGCTCAGCGTCCTGGACATCGAGCGCGCGACCATCATCGGCCATTCCCTCGGCGGCGGGGTCGCGATGCAGTTCGCCTACCAGTTCCCGCATCTGGTGGAGCGGCTGATCCTGGTCGGCGCCGGCGGCGTCACCAAGGACGTGAACTTCGTGCTGCGATGCGCCTCCCTGCCGATGGGCAGTGAGGCGCTCGCGCTGTTGCGACTGCCCCTGGTGCTGCCGGCGGTTCAGGTCTTCGGACGGGTGCTGGGCACCATGCTGGGCAGCTCCGGGCTGGGCCGCGACCTGCCCAACATGCTCCGGATCCTCGACGACCTGCCCGAACCGACGGCCTCGGCGGCGTTCAGCCGGACACTGCGGGCGGTGGTGGACTGGCGCGGGCAGATCGTCACCATGCTGGATCGCTGCTATCTGACCGAGGCCATCCCGGTGCAAATCGTCTGGGGCGCCAAGGACTCGGTGGTACCGGTCCGGCACGCGTGGATGGCGCACGCCGCAATGCCGGGCTCGCGCCTCGAGATCTTCGAGGATTCCGGCCATTTCCCATTCCACGACGACCCGGCCCGCTTCATCGATGTCGTGCAGCGTTTCATCGACACCACCGAACCCGCCGAATACAACCAGGGCGCCCTGCGGGAACTGCTGCGCACCGGTGGCGGCGAGAAGACCGTCACCGGCCCCGCCCCCACCCGCGTCGCCGTCCTGAACGCGATGGGGTCCGACGAGCGCAGCGCCACCTGA
- a CDS encoding LGFP repeat-containing protein has translation MRRLVGSALVGLVTTALAAALLAPVALASPIGDAEAAIMAAWEKAGGDTSPLGARKGDVYPVGEGFALDFDGGKMFYTTDTGAKFVFGPILDKYESLGGPAGSDLGFPTINEVPGLVGPDSRVATFSASDRPVIFWTAEHGAFVVRGAMNAAWDKLGSSGGVLGAPVGDETYQGEVTSQKFSGGQVSWNRQTKQFTTEPAGLGDQLKGLQVPIDPTAAINMAWRAAGGTTGPLGAKQGGQYPIGGDGIAQNFAGGKVFFSPATGANAVESNVLTKYESLGGPVGSDLGFPVGNESDGGIGPASRICTFSAADKPVIFWTADHGAFVVRGAMKVAWDKLRGAAGKLGAPVGDQALDGDVISQQFAGGKISWNRSKNTFSTDPANLAPLLTGLQVPGQNQPSGAAAPPSHAKKFTWHSWWLLAAVPVLVLIALSVLVAFGWRRRRAAHGAAPYQPGGDADVGYDSAVEPRWGHEEADVSGEHYPPGDVHPPEIHEPAPRVSWRRGGAAEVEGGAPDAAEYGHFENEFGAEDPDAVDTDSIPIVSDGDLDQAYPGAGYPEAGYAEDEAAEHADADTDEGGYPPAEYTEVALADDHAADVDEAGDWANPDAAGPHADTDLVTPEAAAPDAEVSGAVNPVDAGPAGEPTTGRHAAIEVDGADDDAAAWPIVAANSVPAGRPTIHLPLDDPYQVPDGYPIKANASFGLYYTPGSALYHDTLAEIWLANEDVARANGFIKAD, from the coding sequence ATGCGCAGGCTGGTCGGAAGCGCGCTGGTCGGTTTGGTGACCACGGCGCTCGCCGCCGCATTGCTGGCGCCCGTGGCTCTGGCGTCGCCGATCGGTGACGCCGAGGCCGCCATCATGGCCGCCTGGGAGAAGGCCGGCGGCGACACCTCACCGCTCGGTGCCCGCAAGGGCGACGTCTACCCGGTCGGCGAGGGGTTCGCGCTGGACTTCGACGGCGGCAAGATGTTCTACACCACGGACACCGGCGCGAAGTTCGTCTTCGGGCCGATCCTCGACAAGTACGAGTCGCTGGGTGGTCCGGCCGGCAGCGACCTGGGCTTCCCGACCATCAACGAAGTGCCCGGCCTCGTCGGCCCGGACAGCCGGGTCGCGACGTTTTCGGCCAGCGATAGGCCGGTGATCTTCTGGACCGCCGAGCACGGCGCCTTCGTGGTGCGCGGCGCCATGAATGCCGCGTGGGACAAGCTCGGCAGCTCGGGTGGGGTGCTCGGCGCTCCGGTCGGCGACGAGACCTACCAAGGCGAGGTCACGTCGCAGAAGTTCAGCGGCGGGCAGGTGTCCTGGAATCGGCAGACCAAGCAGTTCACGACCGAGCCGGCGGGCCTGGGCGACCAGCTGAAGGGCCTGCAGGTCCCGATCGATCCGACGGCGGCCATCAACATGGCCTGGCGCGCGGCGGGCGGAACCACGGGTCCATTGGGCGCCAAGCAAGGTGGGCAGTACCCCATCGGCGGCGATGGGATCGCCCAGAACTTTGCCGGCGGCAAGGTGTTCTTCAGCCCGGCCACCGGCGCCAACGCCGTGGAGAGCAACGTCCTGACCAAGTACGAGTCGCTGGGCGGGCCGGTCGGCAGCGACCTGGGTTTTCCGGTGGGCAACGAATCCGACGGCGGCATCGGACCGGCCAGCCGGATCTGCACGTTTTCGGCGGCCGACAAGCCGGTGATCTTCTGGACTGCCGATCACGGCGCGTTCGTCGTGCGCGGGGCCATGAAGGTCGCGTGGGACAAGCTGCGCGGCGCGGCCGGCAAGCTGGGCGCGCCGGTCGGCGATCAGGCCCTCGACGGCGACGTGATCTCGCAGCAGTTCGCCGGCGGCAAGATTTCGTGGAACCGGTCGAAGAATACTTTCAGCACCGATCCGGCCAACTTGGCGCCGCTGCTGACCGGCCTGCAGGTGCCCGGGCAGAACCAGCCGAGCGGCGCGGCCGCGCCGCCGTCCCACGCCAAGAAGTTCACCTGGCATTCGTGGTGGCTGCTGGCGGCGGTTCCGGTGCTGGTGCTGATCGCGTTGTCGGTGCTGGTCGCGTTCGGGTGGCGCCGTCGCCGGGCCGCCCACGGCGCTGCGCCCTACCAGCCGGGGGGCGATGCGGACGTCGGCTACGACTCCGCCGTTGAGCCGCGCTGGGGACACGAGGAGGCCGACGTCTCCGGTGAGCATTACCCGCCCGGCGACGTCCACCCACCGGAAATTCACGAGCCGGCGCCGCGAGTCAGCTGGCGACGCGGCGGCGCAGCCGAGGTCGAGGGCGGTGCGCCGGACGCGGCGGAATATGGCCACTTCGAGAACGAATTCGGGGCCGAGGACCCCGATGCCGTGGACACCGACTCCATCCCGATCGTGTCGGACGGCGATCTGGACCAGGCCTACCCCGGCGCCGGCTACCCGGAGGCGGGTTATGCGGAGGACGAGGCCGCGGAGCATGCCGACGCAGACACCGACGAGGGCGGCTATCCGCCGGCCGAATACACCGAGGTCGCCCTGGCGGACGATCACGCGGCCGACGTGGACGAGGCGGGCGACTGGGCAAACCCGGACGCCGCCGGTCCGCACGCCGACACCGATCTCGTGACGCCGGAGGCGGCCGCACCCGACGCCGAGGTCTCCGGCGCCGTCAACCCGGTCGACGCCGGACCGGCCGGGGAGCCGACCACCGGACGGCACGCGGCCATCGAGGTCGACGGTGCCGACGACGATGCGGCCGCCTGGCCGATTGTGGCAGCCAACTCGGTCCCCGCCGGTCGACCGACGATCCACCTACCGCTGGACGACCCCTACCAGGTGCCCGACGGGTATCCGATCAAGGCCAACGCCAGCTTCGGCCTGTATTACACCCCGGGGAGCGCGCTCTACCACGACACGCTCGCCGAGATCTGGTTGGCCAACGAGGATGTCGCGCGGGCCAACGGGTTCATCAAGGCCGACTGA
- a CDS encoding trypsin-like serine peptidase, with product MRAPMFLLCPVVGLATLMTSCVRPGDHAAGPIVPVPRASGPVQRLAQPQQRAAAGPVDPDRRVGAIFIDGGALHVCTGSVVHSTGGNLMITAAHCLAGASQITFVPGLAGDAPPAPADVWKADAVYLDPRWSASKDPHADYAIARVSNDAAGSVESHVGLALTLGSTPPPGSRVTVLGYPAGVGGSPIGCQASTSINDSGFPALACEGLVDGTSGAPWVSGTTLTGLIGGFERGGCAPSVSYSAPFDEHVAQLLARADAGGPGDTVPNDVPDTC from the coding sequence ATGCGCGCTCCGATGTTCTTGCTGTGCCCGGTGGTCGGCCTGGCGACGCTGATGACGTCGTGCGTCCGGCCGGGCGACCATGCGGCAGGTCCGATCGTGCCCGTTCCGCGGGCCAGCGGGCCCGTGCAGCGGCTGGCCCAGCCCCAGCAGAGGGCCGCCGCCGGCCCGGTGGACCCCGACAGGCGCGTCGGAGCCATCTTCATCGACGGCGGCGCCCTGCACGTGTGCACGGGCTCGGTGGTGCATTCGACGGGCGGCAACCTAATGATCACCGCGGCGCACTGCCTGGCCGGCGCCTCCCAGATCACCTTCGTCCCGGGGTTGGCGGGTGATGCCCCGCCCGCCCCGGCCGACGTGTGGAAGGCCGACGCCGTCTACCTCGACCCCCGCTGGTCGGCCAGCAAGGATCCGCACGCGGACTACGCGATCGCGCGGGTGAGCAACGACGCCGCCGGGTCGGTCGAATCGCACGTCGGCCTGGCCCTGACACTGGGCTCCACGCCGCCGCCCGGCAGCCGCGTCACGGTGCTGGGATACCCGGCCGGGGTGGGCGGCTCGCCGATCGGGTGTCAGGCCAGCACATCGATCAATGACAGCGGGTTTCCGGCCTTGGCTTGCGAGGGGCTGGTGGACGGCACCAGCGGTGCGCCCTGGGTCAGCGGCACCACGCTCACGGGACTGATCGGCGGTTTCGAGCGCGGCGGCTGCGCGCCGAGCGTGTCCTACTCGGCGCCGTTCGACGAGCATGTCGCCCAGCTGCTGGCCCGGGCCGACGCCGGCGGTCCCGGCGATACCGTGCCGAACGACGTGCCGGATACCTGCTAG